A genome region from Paradevosia shaoguanensis includes the following:
- a CDS encoding extracellular solute-binding protein, with amino-acid sequence MAVGLMATTALVGGAFAQDGSVVIYTAHKASIVDTLLPLFEQETGLKAEVVKLGSSDVFKRARAEAGAPAADVIWSVTGSQLTENKDLLEAYQPADFDKVDQQFVVDPSWTPYTAVVYVLAVNTDMLPLDQAPKTWAELVDPKWKGQIVSARADGSGSAMQQLQTVLTVFGDEGWDKYTQLASNFVFSDSSGAVPRFVADGEASMGLTLEDNALEYVQGGAPMGIVHLTDGTAATPDGVALVKGGPNPEGGKKFIDWAMSKSTQEKLAMDIGRRSVRTDVAGPAGTPNLSDLQLIKVKPLADFGGVDEVLAKWRTAIGE; translated from the coding sequence ATGGCAGTCGGTCTGATGGCGACGACGGCTCTCGTTGGCGGCGCTTTTGCGCAGGATGGCTCGGTGGTTATCTACACCGCGCACAAGGCGTCCATCGTCGATACGCTGCTGCCGCTCTTCGAGCAGGAGACGGGGCTGAAGGCGGAAGTGGTGAAGCTCGGTTCGTCCGACGTCTTCAAGCGCGCCCGCGCCGAGGCCGGCGCTCCGGCCGCCGACGTGATCTGGAGCGTTACCGGCAGCCAGCTTACCGAGAACAAGGATCTGCTCGAGGCTTACCAGCCGGCGGACTTCGACAAGGTGGACCAGCAGTTCGTGGTCGATCCGTCGTGGACGCCCTATACGGCCGTGGTCTACGTACTCGCCGTCAACACCGACATGCTGCCGCTCGACCAGGCGCCCAAGACCTGGGCCGAGCTCGTCGACCCCAAGTGGAAGGGCCAGATCGTTTCGGCGCGCGCCGATGGTTCGGGTTCGGCCATGCAGCAGCTCCAGACCGTGCTCACCGTTTTCGGTGACGAAGGCTGGGACAAGTATACGCAGCTCGCCTCGAACTTCGTGTTCTCCGATTCCTCGGGCGCGGTGCCGCGTTTCGTGGCTGACGGCGAGGCCTCGATGGGCCTGACGCTCGAGGACAACGCCCTCGAATACGTCCAGGGCGGCGCGCCGATGGGCATCGTCCACCTGACCGACGGCACCGCCGCGACGCCCGATGGCGTGGCGCTGGTGAAGGGCGGGCCGAATCCGGAAGGCGGCAAGAAGTTCATCGACTGGGCAATGTCCAAGTCGACGCAGGAGAAGCTGGCCATGGATATCGGCCGCCGCTCGGTGCGCACGGACGTGGCCGGCCCGGCCGGTACGCCGAACCTTTCGGACCTGCAGCTCATCAAGGTGAAGCCGCTGGCCGATTTCGGCGGCGTGGACGAAGTCCTCGCCAAGTGGCGGACTGCCATCGGCGAGTAA
- a CDS encoding DeoR/GlpR family DNA-binding transcription regulator has translation MTGNAEWRQAGNRPEGSGSGAKSRRAAIIDTVRQQGAASVADLAARFSVTHQTIRRDLRELEEAGLLQKGFGAAFAAPGVAQYGHDQRRGTLAGVKRQLVHALEEFLAPGATVFVGLGTTFDALHEVVANHPGLLIATPNLSVASSCALQTDATVYIYGGYVRNKDSSILTVAGDEARKRFKFDVALIGASAIDDEGTVLEFDPLEVELLKDVLAQSRQVVLVAHDEKFGQRAPHVVTSFKDIDVLVTNKDPGPTLRDPEMLKSLRVVLAT, from the coding sequence ATGACGGGTAACGCGGAGTGGCGGCAGGCAGGCAACAGGCCCGAAGGCTCGGGCTCTGGAGCGAAGAGCCGCCGCGCCGCGATCATCGATACGGTGCGCCAGCAAGGCGCCGCCTCGGTCGCCGATCTTGCCGCCCGCTTCTCGGTTACCCACCAGACCATCCGGCGCGATCTGCGCGAGCTGGAGGAAGCGGGCCTGCTGCAGAAGGGTTTTGGCGCAGCCTTCGCGGCGCCGGGCGTTGCGCAGTATGGCCATGATCAGCGGCGGGGTACGCTGGCCGGCGTCAAGCGGCAGCTGGTGCATGCGCTGGAGGAGTTCCTGGCACCGGGCGCGACTGTGTTCGTCGGGCTGGGAACGACGTTCGATGCGCTCCATGAGGTGGTGGCCAACCATCCCGGCCTCCTCATCGCCACGCCGAACCTCTCGGTCGCCAGCAGTTGCGCGCTGCAGACGGATGCCACCGTCTATATCTATGGCGGCTATGTGCGGAACAAGGATTCGTCGATCCTGACGGTGGCGGGCGACGAGGCGCGGAAGCGGTTCAAGTTCGACGTCGCGCTGATCGGGGCGAGCGCCATCGACGATGAAGGTACCGTGCTGGAGTTCGATCCGCTGGAGGTCGAGCTGCTCAAGGATGTCCTCGCCCAGTCGCGTCAGGTGGTGCTTGTCGCCCATGACGAGAAGTTCGGCCAGCGCGCACCGCATGTGGTGACTTCGTTCAAGGACATCGACGTGCTGGTCACCAACAAGGATCCGGGCCCTACCCTTCGCGATCCGGAGATGCTCAAAAGCCTGCGGGTCGTTCTCGCCACCTGA
- a CDS encoding DUF4340 domain-containing protein produces MQQKSIILWAGVAVIALLGAAWAVSSEGMQQGPASVASLLPDLQSQAADVAGVKVRTATYEIDIQKQGDKWVATSQEGYPVRDGTAQQLVSAVVGFKAVEAKTRDADWYAQIGVDDPATAGSSAKAVSLLDSQGKPIEDIIIGNLSELPRPDGSMATYVRLPSSDEAVLVQGTALLPMKLADWFGELFSIPGSQVARVAITEQGKPALSAKRGEDGRFVRETVDPQYETNGTFVNDAAIKRVTQGLASVSIMSVRPAKEGISPIRSIDFEVEPGVTIHAQIADATQPLWVRFSAEATKPEGKDLADKISARVNGWEFQLEGARVNAFTTPVANLMQKDSEPIQFEPGQSIDLQSIPGLMQGGAR; encoded by the coding sequence ATGCAGCAGAAATCCATCATCCTCTGGGCTGGCGTTGCCGTGATCGCCCTGCTGGGCGCAGCCTGGGCGGTGTCGAGCGAAGGCATGCAGCAGGGGCCGGCCAGCGTCGCCAGCCTGCTGCCCGACCTGCAGTCGCAGGCAGCCGACGTCGCTGGCGTCAAGGTACGCACCGCGACCTACGAGATCGATATCCAGAAGCAGGGCGATAAATGGGTCGCCACCTCGCAGGAGGGCTACCCCGTCCGCGACGGCACGGCCCAGCAGCTCGTTTCGGCCGTTGTCGGGTTCAAGGCTGTCGAGGCCAAGACCCGCGATGCGGATTGGTACGCCCAGATCGGCGTCGATGATCCAGCGACCGCCGGCTCGTCTGCCAAGGCAGTGTCGCTGCTCGATAGCCAGGGCAAGCCGATCGAAGACATCATCATCGGCAACCTCAGCGAGCTTCCCCGTCCTGACGGCAGCATGGCGACCTATGTCCGCCTGCCTTCGAGCGACGAGGCCGTTCTGGTCCAGGGCACTGCGCTTCTGCCCATGAAACTCGCCGACTGGTTCGGCGAGCTCTTCAGCATTCCGGGCTCGCAGGTTGCCCGTGTCGCCATCACCGAGCAGGGCAAGCCCGCGCTCTCCGCCAAGCGCGGCGAGGATGGCCGTTTCGTGCGCGAGACGGTCGATCCGCAATATGAGACCAACGGCACCTTCGTGAACGACGCCGCGATCAAGCGGGTCACCCAGGGCCTGGCCTCGGTCTCGATCATGTCGGTGCGCCCCGCTAAGGAAGGCATCAGCCCGATCCGCTCGATTGATTTTGAAGTCGAGCCGGGCGTGACCATTCACGCGCAGATCGCCGACGCTACCCAACCTCTCTGGGTACGCTTCAGCGCCGAGGCCACGAAACCGGAGGGCAAGGACCTGGCCGACAAGATATCGGCTCGTGTCAACGGCTGGGAATTCCAGCTGGAAGGCGCCCGCGTCAACGCCTTCACGACCCCCGTCGCCAACCTGATGCAGAAAGATTCCGAACCCATCCAGTTCGAACCCGGCCAGAGCATCGACCTCCAATCGATCCCCGGCCTGATGCAGGGCGGCGCGCGGTAA
- a CDS encoding Gldg family protein: MNGILVVARREFFSYFSSALAVVFIGVFVAANGAATFFVSDFFGRGQADLTAFFSYHPWLLAVLMPAIGMRLWAEERRAGTLELLLTLPVTVWQLVLGKFLAGWAFAALALAMTIPIWITVNYLGEPDNGVILASYIGSLLMAGAYLALSCCISALTGNVVTAFVLSVAASILMLMFTQESLLTLLPTWAAGFATDFASGISFSRHFDAITRGVLEFGDVLFFVSFIALLLFLNCQVLEARSMNKPAMNTGIAGRLVVVVSAIVIFLSINLIASLKLEGAQVDLTEQKLFTLADGAKAILADVREPIKVTLYRSRDLINAVPDLQPHATQVAGLLRSFEQQSGGKISVDVVDVQPFSPEEDQALAYKLAGFNLNRAGDKGYFGLVGTNTVDTLETIPFLDPSRQAFLQYDLARFVHRLANPKEPKVAVVDGMSMLGVRDAGRMPWAVVEMLSQDYAVTPLPPTMTSVPPDTDVLIVAHPATLTPQAEYAIDQFVLGGGPALVFVDPFAERSAPSQQNAMIPMYPSSDIAPLMTAWGVAMDPTKVVGDSDMALQTVGTAGRQQVVANYLPWLKIDGDAFNQDDPVTARLNVMRMSSAGALHPVDGATTTMVPLIQTTPNSMLLDQALVMQRPNPNYLLGQFVPSGVRQVLAAEVTGPAHTAFPDGKPADPEGGDKGSETAPQLTSGNVNLIVVADADMLADDHVVNRNGQPVSSNGDFVLNAVEKLAGGDALIALRGGGQVSRPFTRLQAMQASADETYRAKEQDLTKELADIQQRLLELQAPVQSGGEDLQAMYERQQAEITTANTRMMEVRRELRDIRAALRSDVDRMDTWLKVLNIGLVPILLILAALGVALWQRARRSSANAQPVGE, encoded by the coding sequence GTGAACGGTATCCTTGTAGTCGCCCGGCGCGAGTTCTTCTCCTATTTCTCGAGCGCCCTGGCCGTCGTCTTCATCGGTGTGTTCGTCGCCGCCAACGGCGCCGCCACCTTCTTCGTCAGCGATTTCTTCGGACGCGGCCAGGCCGACCTCACCGCGTTCTTCTCCTACCACCCATGGCTCCTTGCCGTGCTGATGCCCGCCATCGGCATGCGCCTCTGGGCCGAGGAGCGCCGCGCCGGCACGCTCGAACTCCTGCTGACGCTCCCCGTCACGGTCTGGCAACTGGTGCTCGGCAAGTTCCTCGCCGGCTGGGCCTTCGCCGCCCTGGCGCTGGCCATGACCATCCCGATCTGGATCACCGTCAATTACCTGGGCGAGCCCGATAACGGCGTCATCCTCGCCTCCTATATCGGCAGCCTGCTGATGGCCGGCGCCTACCTCGCGCTCTCCTGCTGCATCTCGGCGCTTACCGGCAACGTGGTGACCGCCTTCGTGCTCAGCGTCGCCGCCAGCATCCTCATGCTGATGTTCACCCAGGAATCGCTCCTGACCCTGCTGCCCACCTGGGCCGCGGGCTTCGCGACCGACTTCGCCTCCGGCATCTCCTTCTCGCGTCACTTCGATGCGATCACGCGCGGCGTGCTGGAATTCGGCGACGTCCTCTTCTTCGTCTCCTTCATCGCCCTGCTGCTGTTCCTCAATTGCCAGGTTCTCGAGGCGCGATCGATGAACAAGCCAGCCATGAATACCGGTATCGCCGGACGCCTCGTCGTTGTCGTCTCGGCCATCGTCATCTTCCTCTCGATCAACCTCATCGCCTCGCTCAAGCTCGAAGGCGCTCAGGTCGATCTCACCGAGCAAAAGCTCTTCACCCTCGCCGACGGCGCCAAGGCCATCCTCGCCGACGTGCGCGAGCCCATAAAGGTCACGCTCTACCGCTCGCGCGACCTCATCAACGCCGTCCCCGACCTCCAGCCGCACGCGACCCAGGTCGCCGGGCTGCTCCGCTCGTTCGAGCAGCAATCGGGCGGCAAGATCAGCGTGGACGTCGTCGACGTGCAGCCGTTCTCGCCCGAAGAGGATCAGGCGCTGGCCTACAAGCTCGCCGGCTTCAATCTCAACCGGGCAGGGGACAAGGGCTATTTCGGTCTCGTCGGCACCAACACCGTCGACACGCTCGAAACCATCCCCTTCCTCGATCCCTCCCGGCAGGCCTTCCTGCAATACGATCTTGCCCGCTTCGTGCATCGGCTCGCCAATCCCAAGGAGCCAAAGGTGGCCGTGGTGGATGGCATGTCCATGCTCGGCGTCCGCGACGCCGGCCGCATGCCCTGGGCGGTTGTCGAAATGCTCTCGCAGGATTATGCGGTCACCCCGCTTCCTCCGACCATGACCTCGGTTCCGCCTGATACCGACGTACTGATCGTGGCCCATCCCGCCACGCTCACGCCGCAGGCCGAATACGCCATCGATCAGTTCGTTCTCGGCGGCGGTCCGGCATTGGTTTTCGTCGATCCCTTCGCGGAACGCTCGGCGCCCAGCCAGCAGAACGCCATGATCCCGATGTACCCGTCCTCGGACATCGCCCCGCTGATGACCGCATGGGGCGTCGCCATGGACCCCACCAAGGTGGTGGGCGATAGCGACATGGCGCTCCAGACCGTCGGCACTGCCGGCCGCCAGCAGGTGGTTGCCAATTACCTGCCCTGGCTCAAGATCGACGGCGACGCGTTCAATCAGGACGATCCGGTAACCGCGCGTCTCAATGTCATGCGCATGTCCTCGGCCGGGGCCCTGCACCCGGTGGATGGCGCGACCACCACCATGGTGCCGCTCATCCAGACCACGCCGAACTCGATGCTGCTCGACCAGGCCCTGGTCATGCAGCGCCCCAACCCCAATTACCTCCTCGGCCAATTCGTGCCATCGGGCGTTCGCCAGGTGCTGGCGGCCGAGGTTACCGGCCCGGCCCACACCGCTTTCCCCGACGGCAAGCCGGCGGACCCGGAAGGCGGCGACAAGGGTTCCGAAACTGCCCCGCAACTGACCTCGGGCAACGTCAACCTCATCGTCGTCGCCGATGCCGACATGCTGGCTGATGACCATGTGGTCAACCGCAACGGCCAGCCGGTTTCGAGCAATGGCGATTTCGTGCTCAACGCGGTCGAAAAGCTTGCCGGTGGCGACGCGCTCATCGCGTTGCGCGGCGGCGGGCAGGTCAGCCGCCCGTTCACCCGGCTCCAGGCCATGCAGGCCTCGGCCGACGAAACCTATCGCGCCAAGGAGCAGGACCTCACCAAGGAACTCGCCGATATCCAGCAGCGTCTCCTGGAACTCCAGGCGCCGGTGCAGAGCGGTGGCGAGGACCTGCAGGCGATGTATGAGCGCCAGCAGGCCGAGATCACCACGGCCAATACCCGCATGATGGAAGTCCGGCGCGAGCTGCGTGACATCCGCGCCGCCCTGCGCTCGGACGTGGATCGGATGGATACCTGGCTCAAGGTTCTCAACATCGGCCTCGTGCCGATCCTCCTGATACTGGCTGCGCTCGGCGTAGCCCTCTGGCAGCGCGCCCGCCGATCGTCCGCCAATGCCCAGCCGGTGGGGGAATAG
- a CDS encoding ABC transporter ATP-binding protein, producing MQSAIEVRALRKRFDVVDAVKGVDFSVARGEVLGFLGPNGAGKSTTMKMVTGYIPATSGTVSICGHDVAHDPIKAKQHLGYLPEGAPLYGEMTPVSFLKFTGAIRRMSGADLSRRMGEVMADLQLEGVRHQRIDTLSKGFRRRVGLAQAILHDPDVLILDEPTDGLDPNQKRQVRQLIRNLAPTKSIIISTHLLEEVDAVCDRVLILDKGRIVLEGTPDDLHARAEGHNTVVVLVHRPDTAKSTSALAGLPDVEVTHADEGEITRISVRPKRRQPVAETVSGALRDAGVQILEIRTERGSLDEVFRSVTAAPVSMSVSQ from the coding sequence ATGCAGTCTGCGATAGAAGTGCGTGCGTTGCGCAAGCGCTTTGATGTTGTCGATGCCGTCAAGGGCGTGGATTTTTCCGTCGCCCGCGGCGAGGTTCTTGGTTTCCTGGGTCCCAACGGGGCAGGGAAGTCCACCACCATGAAAATGGTCACCGGCTATATCCCGGCGACGTCCGGCACGGTCAGCATCTGCGGCCATGACGTGGCGCACGATCCGATCAAGGCCAAGCAGCATCTCGGCTACCTGCCCGAAGGTGCTCCGCTCTACGGGGAAATGACCCCCGTTTCCTTCCTCAAATTCACCGGCGCCATCCGCCGCATGAGCGGCGCCGACCTCTCCCGCCGCATGGGCGAGGTGATGGCCGATCTCCAGCTCGAAGGCGTCCGGCACCAGCGGATCGATACGCTCTCCAAGGGCTTCCGCCGCCGCGTCGGCCTGGCCCAGGCGATTCTCCACGATCCGGACGTGCTCATCCTCGATGAGCCCACCGACGGCCTCGATCCCAACCAGAAGCGCCAGGTTCGCCAGCTCATCCGCAACCTGGCCCCGACCAAGTCGATCATCATCTCGACGCACCTGCTCGAAGAGGTCGATGCCGTCTGCGACCGCGTGCTCATCCTCGACAAGGGCCGGATCGTCCTCGAGGGCACGCCCGACGATCTCCACGCCCGCGCCGAAGGCCATAACACCGTGGTCGTGCTCGTCCACCGCCCCGACACCGCCAAATCGACCAGCGCACTGGCGGGCCTGCCCGATGTCGAGGTCACCCACGCCGACGAAGGCGAGATCACGCGCATCAGCGTGCGCCCGAAGCGCCGCCAGCCGGTCGCCGAGACGGTGAGCGGGGCGCTTCGCGACGCCGGCGTGCAGATCCTCGAAATCCGCACCGAGCGCGGCAGCCTCGATGAAGTCTTCCGCAGCGTCACCGCTGCCCCAGTTTCGATGTCGGTATCCCAGTGA
- a CDS encoding pyrroloquinoline quinone-dependent dehydrogenase: MLSKQVRLHALHTAALAGVALSVLSLPALAQNAKPAMAPIPEGNFALTVTNERLLNAINEPQNWLTSNGNLESWRYSRLNQINRDNVGDLRMVWAMSLGGANDVVGNNGPNVMANPLVDNGMMYAVSEWGRVFKIDVRNPQRGDLLWVSDPAIDHEGNDSLTRGIALYGTNVYNALQDGRVVAINRDTGDIVWDKQVAVETEFGGRERLITQPIAAENKILVSNGAGDAGTRGWLAALDPATGDEIWRWYAVPEPGQPGSETWTDEAQTAWQKGGGGMWTAGSYDKTTRSAIWGTGNPVPIYDAEFRPGDNLYTDSTVSIDIDTGKLNWYFQYTPNDAWDYDENGVNMIQTLDVGGVKKPVVGHFGRNGFYYNLDLQTGKFINSSQYANEVTWTAGIDQETGKPVEYDPKLAVQTYIPATRMLRGDGNKVACPTWHGGIAMQPPAFNPDKQISYAVGTEGCFTQNGGTGVDDKNNMVGRTFTSDLYYGGLTAVDAANNQMLGKVVTDTEIRSGVLATAGGLIFTTLTSGDLVAYNDETLQELWRFNVGTPLKAPPMTFAVGPTQYVAFQTSGLHVHPRRFTDLMHSSYLFVFALGNQQPQAAVPIK; the protein is encoded by the coding sequence TTGCTATCCAAGCAAGTACGTCTGCACGCGCTGCATACGGCGGCGCTGGCTGGAGTTGCATTGTCGGTGTTGAGCCTTCCGGCCTTGGCGCAGAACGCCAAGCCGGCAATGGCTCCGATTCCGGAAGGCAACTTCGCATTGACCGTGACCAACGAGCGCCTGCTCAACGCGATCAATGAACCACAGAACTGGCTGACCTCGAACGGCAACCTGGAATCCTGGCGCTATTCGCGCCTGAACCAGATCAACCGCGACAATGTCGGCGATCTCAGGATGGTCTGGGCGATGTCGCTCGGCGGCGCCAATGACGTGGTCGGCAATAACGGCCCGAACGTGATGGCCAACCCGCTCGTCGACAACGGCATGATGTATGCGGTGTCCGAATGGGGTCGCGTCTTCAAGATCGACGTGCGCAATCCGCAGCGCGGCGACCTGCTCTGGGTGTCCGACCCGGCGATCGACCACGAGGGCAATGACTCGCTCACCCGCGGCATCGCGCTCTACGGCACCAATGTCTACAACGCCCTGCAGGACGGGCGCGTGGTGGCCATCAATCGCGATACCGGCGATATCGTCTGGGACAAGCAGGTGGCGGTGGAGACCGAATTCGGTGGCCGTGAACGCCTGATCACCCAGCCGATCGCAGCCGAAAACAAGATCCTGGTCAGCAACGGCGCCGGCGATGCCGGCACGCGCGGCTGGCTGGCGGCCCTCGATCCGGCCACCGGCGACGAGATCTGGCGCTGGTACGCCGTGCCCGAGCCCGGCCAGCCCGGCAGCGAGACCTGGACCGACGAAGCCCAGACTGCCTGGCAGAAGGGCGGCGGCGGCATGTGGACGGCCGGCTCCTACGACAAGACGACCCGCTCCGCGATCTGGGGCACCGGTAACCCGGTTCCGATCTACGACGCCGAATTCCGTCCGGGCGACAACCTCTATACGGACTCGACCGTCTCCATCGACATCGATACCGGCAAGCTCAACTGGTACTTCCAGTACACGCCGAACGACGCCTGGGACTATGACGAAAACGGCGTCAACATGATCCAGACGCTCGACGTCGGCGGGGTCAAGAAGCCGGTCGTCGGCCACTTCGGCCGTAACGGCTTCTACTACAACCTGGACCTGCAGACCGGTAAGTTCATCAATTCCAGCCAGTACGCCAACGAGGTGACCTGGACTGCCGGCATCGACCAGGAGACCGGCAAGCCGGTCGAATACGATCCCAAGCTGGCCGTGCAGACCTACATTCCCGCCACCCGCATGCTGCGCGGTGACGGTAACAAGGTGGCTTGCCCGACCTGGCACGGCGGTATCGCCATGCAGCCCCCGGCCTTCAATCCGGACAAGCAGATTTCCTATGCCGTCGGCACGGAAGGCTGCTTCACCCAGAACGGCGGCACGGGCGTTGACGACAAGAACAACATGGTGGGCCGCACCTTCACCAGCGACCTCTACTATGGTGGCCTGACGGCTGTTGACGCTGCCAACAACCAGATGCTCGGCAAGGTCGTGACCGATACCGAAATCCGTTCCGGCGTGCTGGCAACGGCTGGCGGGCTGATCTTCACCACGCTTACCTCGGGCGATCTCGTTGCCTACAATGACGAGACCCTCCAGGAACTGTGGCGCTTCAACGTCGGCACGCCGCTCAAGGCGCCGCCGATGACCTTCGCGGTCGGCCCCACCCAGTATGTGGCCTTCCAGACCAGCGGCCTGCACGTGCACCCGCGTCGTTTCACGGACCTGATGCACTCCTCGTATCTGTTCGTGTTCGCGCTGGGTAATCAGCAGCCGCAGGCGGCCGTACCTATCAAGTAA
- a CDS encoding c-type cytochrome yields the protein MVFAKMLSVRNALALVALSSGLAVVSTLPASAVDVAYPASQARQGTPLYRDNCSSCHGDRLQGALDAPPLKGDSFMASWAGQPATALLEYISTNMPQDRPGALEPKQYAQLLALILKENGVAAGADDTPPIAADTLGDATIPAAK from the coding sequence ATGGTCTTTGCCAAAATGCTCTCCGTTCGCAACGCCCTTGCATTGGTTGCGCTTTCTTCCGGTCTCGCCGTTGTCTCGACTCTGCCGGCATCGGCAGTCGATGTCGCCTACCCTGCTTCGCAGGCCCGGCAAGGCACTCCGCTCTATCGCGACAACTGCTCGTCATGCCACGGCGACCGGCTGCAAGGCGCCCTCGACGCGCCGCCGCTCAAGGGCGATTCCTTCATGGCGAGCTGGGCCGGCCAGCCGGCCACGGCGCTGCTCGAATACATCTCCACCAACATGCCGCAGGATCGTCCGGGCGCGTTGGAACCGAAGCAATATGCCCAGCTCCTAGCGCTGATCCTCAAGGAAAACGGCGTTGCCGCCGGGGCCGACGATACCCCGCCGATCGCCGCCGATACGCTGGGCGACGCGACCATCCCGGCCGCCAAATAA
- a CDS encoding pentapeptide repeat-containing protein produces the protein MNAVGRFCVTLVLAGAAISQPALADQRADFIAGITKDCPGCDLQGVNKKRADLRDADLTGANLEGANFHDAKLAGAKLANADLRSANLNIADLRNADLSGANLTDAMIYGARLGRAKLVGATLDTVLGRTVDMTGADASNATFLGADLALGTFAGTMFGGANLGRATLDEANMRSAQMENADLSGASLTFATLTRANLAGAKVAGVDLYQADLRDASLKGADLSGSRLLQATLSAESLTDAKLGSTILPDGTVR, from the coding sequence ATGAACGCGGTTGGCCGCTTCTGTGTGACCCTGGTTCTGGCGGGCGCGGCGATCAGCCAGCCCGCCCTTGCCGACCAACGCGCCGATTTTATCGCCGGCATCACCAAGGATTGCCCCGGCTGCGACCTCCAGGGCGTCAACAAGAAGCGCGCCGACCTGCGGGATGCCGACCTTACCGGGGCAAACCTCGAGGGCGCGAATTTTCATGACGCGAAGCTGGCGGGCGCGAAGCTGGCCAATGCTGACTTGCGCAGTGCCAATCTCAACATCGCCGACCTGCGCAATGCGGATCTGAGTGGAGCAAACCTCACGGATGCGATGATCTATGGTGCCCGTCTCGGCCGCGCCAAGCTGGTCGGTGCAACGCTCGACACGGTGCTCGGCCGGACGGTCGACATGACTGGGGCAGACGCGAGCAACGCGACGTTCTTGGGCGCGGATCTGGCGCTGGGGACATTTGCGGGAACGATGTTCGGGGGCGCCAATCTCGGGCGGGCGACGCTCGACGAGGCCAATATGCGCAGCGCGCAGATGGAGAATGCCGATCTGTCGGGGGCGTCGCTGACCTTTGCGACGTTGACGCGGGCCAACCTGGCTGGTGCCAAGGTGGCGGGGGTGGATCTCTATCAGGCGGACCTGCGGGATGCGTCGCTCAAGGGCGCGGATTTGTCGGGATCGCGGTTGTTGCAGGCGACGCTTTCGGCGGAGAGCCTGACGGATGCCAAGCTGGGGTCGACGATCCTGCCGGATGGGACGGTGCGGTAG
- a CDS encoding EthD family reductase, translated as MIKMSVYYPADGGTKFDHDYYRTSHLPLIQTRLGDACLRYEIDRGLVGQESGTAPKFVAACHVYSPTLEIFEAAFGPHRAEIVADVANYTDIAPIVQMSEVVGE; from the coding sequence ATGATCAAGATGAGCGTCTACTATCCGGCCGACGGCGGCACGAAGTTCGATCACGACTACTACCGCACCAGCCACCTGCCACTGATCCAGACCCGGCTCGGCGACGCGTGCCTCCGCTACGAGATCGACCGGGGCCTTGTAGGCCAGGAATCCGGAACCGCGCCAAAATTCGTCGCCGCCTGCCACGTCTACTCGCCCACCCTGGAAATATTCGAGGCAGCCTTCGGTCCCCACCGCGCCGAGATCGTCGCAGACGTCGCCAACTACACCGACATCGCCCCCATCGTGCAGATGAGCGAAGTCGTCGGGGAGTAG